A window of Apium graveolens cultivar Ventura chromosome 8, ASM990537v1, whole genome shotgun sequence contains these coding sequences:
- the LOC141679239 gene encoding uncharacterized protein LOC141679239 has translation MRRSTGTIPEDLIRDILLRLPSETVVELKLVCKSWLALILSPNFAKAHLTITTAEEKDVLHIVRTYVNGNKSTSVLSNLLKPKFSHRKYDAQDCVEIYFEVYSSNTNAWRKLGDNKPIDLPYKFGEFHVTVNTGLLCWATCYGIIAFDLHTEVLTCNGINYTVPTFDGNMSNINNYNDMDSHALVTNFKDSIAVIIYKRSNYQPIYKLNLWALDNVECLLGGGIDASWTLIFNIDVNLPIDFVQGYLNSGDLLLDLYQNSWYLYNLDNKEARYFTQSFYLGQIYKYSKSLFTIAEFKQVNWNAQKSNVKALKSVCTKVKRHIIKNRGSIF, from the exons ATGAGGAGATCTACGGGGACTATTCCGGAGGATCTAATAAGAGATATATTATTGCGCCTTCCTTCAGAGACCGTAGTTGAATTAAAATTGGTTTGCAAATCGTGGCTCGCCCTCATTTTAAGCCCTAATTTCGCTAAAGCTCACCTTACAATCACAACCGCCGAAGAAAAAGACGTTCTACACATCGTCCGCACTTACGTCAATGGAAATAAATCAACCTCGGTACTCAGTAACTT ATTGAAACCGAAATTTTCACACCGGAAATACGATGCCCAAGATTGTGTAGAAATTTATTTTGAGGTCTATTCTTCGAATACAAATGCATGGCGAAAGCTTGGGGATAATAAACCTATTGATCTTCCTTACAAGTTTGGTGAATTTCATGTTACTGTCAACACTGGACTTCTCTGTTGGGCTACATGTTATGGCATCATCGCTTTCGACTTGCACACTGAAGTCCTTACTTGTAATGGTATTAACTACACCGTTCCTACTTTTGATGGTAACATGAGTAACATCAACAACTATAATGATATGGATAGTCATGCTCTTGTCACCAACTTCAAGGATTCTATTGCTGTCATTATCTATAAGCGTAGTAATTATCAACCTATTTATAAGTTGAATTTGTGGGCGTTGGATAATGTGGAATGTCTTCTTGGTGGTGGAATCGATGCTTCATGGACTTTAATCTTCAACATTGATGTGAATTTGCCTATTGACTTTGTTCAAGGTTACCTTAATAGTGGTGATCTCCTACTTGATCTGTACCAGAACAGTTGGTATTTGTACAATCTCGACAACAAAGAAGCCAGATATTTCACGCAATCATTCTACCTTGGTCAAATTTACAAATATAGCAAGAGCCTTTTTACAATCGCGGAATTTAAACAAGTCAACTGGAATGCACAAAAGTCAAACGTCAAAGCACTTAAAAGTGTGTGCACAAAAGTCAAACGTCATATAAtaaaaaacagagggagtattTTTTAA
- the LOC141676812 gene encoding protein arginine N-methyltransferase 5-like isoform X3, which produces MNIEMDSWELWNSFRILREHHSQLSIALDISPSLPSANSLGRWFGEPVRAAIIYTNSFLTNAKGYPCLSKCHQQLMSGFFNHSIQ; this is translated from the exons ATGAATATTGAG ATGGACTCTTGGGAATTATGGAATTCCTTTCGTATTCTACGTGAGCATCATAGCCAGTTATCAATTGCACTTGATATCTC GCCTTCACTTCCTTCAGCAAATTCACTTGGGCGTTGGTTCGGAGAGCCTGTTAGAGCAGCCATCATTTATACAAAT TCTTTTCTGACGAACGCAAAGGGGTATCCATGTCTTTCTAAGTGTCACCAGCAGCTAATGAGCGGGTTTTTCAATCACTCGATTCAG TGA
- the LOC141676812 gene encoding protein arginine N-methyltransferase 5-like isoform X2, which translates to MNIEREQMDSWELWNSFRILREHHSQLSIALDISPSLPSANSLGRWFGEPVRAAIIYTNSFLTNAKGYPCLSKCHQQLMSGFFNHSIQ; encoded by the exons ATGAATATTGAG AGAGAACAGATGGACTCTTGGGAATTATGGAATTCCTTTCGTATTCTACGTGAGCATCATAGCCAGTTATCAATTGCACTTGATATCTC GCCTTCACTTCCTTCAGCAAATTCACTTGGGCGTTGGTTCGGAGAGCCTGTTAGAGCAGCCATCATTTATACAAAT TCTTTTCTGACGAACGCAAAGGGGTATCCATGTCTTTCTAAGTGTCACCAGCAGCTAATGAGCGGGTTTTTCAATCACTCGATTCAG TGA
- the LOC141676812 gene encoding protein arginine N-methyltransferase 5-like isoform X1, with amino-acid sequence MSSLMRREQMDSWELWNSFRILREHHSQLSIALDISPSLPSANSLGRWFGEPVRAAIIYTNSFLTNAKGYPCLSKCHQQLMSGFFNHSIQ; translated from the exons ATGTCTTCCTTGATGAGA AGAGAACAGATGGACTCTTGGGAATTATGGAATTCCTTTCGTATTCTACGTGAGCATCATAGCCAGTTATCAATTGCACTTGATATCTC GCCTTCACTTCCTTCAGCAAATTCACTTGGGCGTTGGTTCGGAGAGCCTGTTAGAGCAGCCATCATTTATACAAAT TCTTTTCTGACGAACGCAAAGGGGTATCCATGTCTTTCTAAGTGTCACCAGCAGCTAATGAGCGGGTTTTTCAATCACTCGATTCAG TGA
- the LOC141676812 gene encoding protein arginine N-methyltransferase 5-like isoform X4: MDSWELWNSFRILREHHSQLSIALDISPSLPSANSLGRWFGEPVRAAIIYTNSFLTNAKGYPCLSKCHQQLMSGFFNHSIQ; this comes from the exons ATGGACTCTTGGGAATTATGGAATTCCTTTCGTATTCTACGTGAGCATCATAGCCAGTTATCAATTGCACTTGATATCTC GCCTTCACTTCCTTCAGCAAATTCACTTGGGCGTTGGTTCGGAGAGCCTGTTAGAGCAGCCATCATTTATACAAAT TCTTTTCTGACGAACGCAAAGGGGTATCCATGTCTTTCTAAGTGTCACCAGCAGCTAATGAGCGGGTTTTTCAATCACTCGATTCAG TGA
- the LOC141679240 gene encoding F-box protein At3g07870-like produces the protein MYLWNPTNLSKRIPSPSFRCDDDALGFGFDEIDNDFKILRVVWRLKPKFSHRKYDAQDCVEIYFEVYSSNTNAWRKLGDNKPTDLPYKFGEFHVTVNTGLLCWATCYGIITFDLHTEVHTCNGINYTVPTFDGNMSNINNYNDMDSHALVTNFKDSIAVIIYKRSNYQPIYKLNLWALDNVECLRGGGIDASWTLIFNIDVNLPIDFDQGYLNSGDLLLDLYQNSWYLYNLDNKEARYFTQSFYLGQIYKYSKSLFTIAGFKQVNWNAQKSNVKALKSVCTKVKRHIIKNRGSIF, from the coding sequence ATGTACCTTTGGAACCCTACTAACCTTTCCAAACGCATTCCCTCCCCCTCCTTTCGTTGCGATGATGATGCTCTAGGGTTTGGTTTTGATGAGATTGACAACGATTTCAAGATTCTTAGGGTTGTTTGGAGATTGAAACCGAAATTTTCACACCGGAAATACGATGCCCAAGATTGTGTAGAAATTTATTTTGAGGTCTATTCTTCGAATACAAATGCATGGCGAAAGCTTGGGGATAATAAACCTACTGATCTTCCTTACAAGTTTGGTGAATTTCATGTTACTGTCAACACTGGACTTCTCTGTTGGGCTACATGTTATGGCATCATCACTTTCGACTTGCACACTGAAGTCCATACTTGTAATGGTATTAACTACACCGTTCCTACTTTTGATGGTAACATGAGTAACATCAACAACTATAATGATATGGATAGTCATGCTCTTGTCACCAACTTCAAGGATTCTATTGCTGTCATTATCTATAAGCGTAGTAATTATCAACCTATTTATAAGTTAAATTTGTGGGCGTTGGATAATGTGGAATGTCTTCGTGGTGGTGGAATCGATGCTTCATGGACTTTAATCTTCAACATTGATGTGAATTTGCCTATTGACTTTGATCAAGGTTACCTTAATAGTGGTGATCTCCTACTTGATCTGTACCAGAACAGTTGGTATTTGTACAATCTCGACAACAAAGAAGCCAGATATTTCACGCAATCATTCTACCTTGGTCAAATTTACAAATATAGCAAGAGCCTTTTTACAATCGCGGGATTTAAACAAGTCAACTGGAATGCACAAAAGTCAAACGTCAAAGCACTTAAAAGTGTGTGCACAAAAGTCAAACGTCATATAAtaaaaaacagagggagtattTTTTAA
- the LOC141679241 gene encoding uncharacterized protein LOC141679241: MTEGLPKIIQPREIYSGCLMSKQTRKRFPAQSNYRAEQVLDLIHGDLCGPILPETSGGNKYFLLLVDDYSRAMWVYFLKTKDEAFDAFKKFRAQVERDPDKRVKNFRTNREASSVRSSAGSGQSSEPRNFRLISEIYDDTEEVEAVDELMLMWVDEPINYSQSWRELKELYPKARKREGKESQDRLTAIAKGYGQQYGVDFKEIFALVTHLETMCLLLELSPKNGWMVHYLDVKSAFLNGDLEEDVYVSRPEGFEKSGQKHLVYKLSKVLYGLCQAPKAWYLKLRKCLESMGLSRCPYEHAVYIKR, encoded by the exons ATGACTGAAGGCTTGCCAAAAATTATCCAACCCAGGGAGATATACTCGGGATGTCTGATGTCGAAGCAGACCAGGAAAAGATTTCCAGCACAATCAAATTACAGAGCAGAACAAGTGTTGGATTTGATTCATGGAGATCTATGTGGGCCAATCTTGCCAGAGACTTCAGGTGGTAATAAATATTTTCTTCTACTTGTCGATGATTATAGCAGAGCTATGTGGGTGTATTTCTTGAAGACGAAGGACGAGGCTTTTGATgcatttaaaaaatttagagcCCAGGTTGAGAGAGATCCAGATAAAAGGGTGAAAAATTTCCGCACAAACAGAGAAG CCTCGAGTGTGAGGAGTTCTGCTGGTTCTGGGCAAAGTAGTGAGCCAAGAAACTTTAGATTAATCAGTGAAATATACGATGATACAGAGGAAGTCGAAGCTGTAGATGAACTAATGCTTATGTGGGTGGATGAACCAATCAATTACAGTCAGAGTTGGAGGGAACTGAAAGAACTATATCCCAAAGCAAGGAAGCGAGAAGGGAAGGAGAGCCAAGACAGGTTGACAGCCATAG CAAAAGGTTATGGTCAACAATATGGAGTTGATTTCAAAGAGATTTTTGCACTAGTAACTCACTTGGAAACAATGTGTCTTCTCCTGGAATTGTCACCAAAAAATGGGTGGATGGTTCATTATCTAGACGTCAAGTCAGCATTTCTAAACGGGGATTTAGAGGAAGACGTCTACGTGTCACGGCCTGAGGGTTTTGAAAAATCAGGGCAAAAGCATTTGGTTTATAAGTTGTCAAAAGTACTGTACGGACTCTGTCAGGCTCCTAAAGCTTGGTATTTGAAGCTAAGAAAGTGTCTGGAAAGCATGGGTTTGTCACGGTGTCCTTATGAACATGCAGTATACATAAAAAGATAG